From the Hoeflea sp. 108 genome, the window TCGGCGGCGCCTGGATCGGCAATCTGACGGCGCTTGCGCCCTACAAGCCACTGTTTGTCGCCGCAACGGCGGGCATGCTCGGCTACGGCTTCTACCTTGTCTACTGGAAGCCGCGACAGGCCTGTGCCGATGGGGCTGCCTGCACGCGCGCCGTCCCCAGCCGCCTCGTTCAGATCGCGCTCTGGTTCGCGACCGTACTCGTCGCCGCTGCTTTCGCCTTCGACTACGTCGCGCCGCTGCTGCTTTCCGCCTGACACCAAGAGGAGACTACCCCATGAGGAAGAGTTTGAGCGCTTTCACTTTGATCGCGTCGGTGATGACTGCGCCTGCCGCCTTCGCCGCCGAACGCACTGTGACGTTTGCCGTCGACAACATGACCTGCGCCTCGTGCCCCTACATCGTGAAGACCACGATGGCGGCAATCCCCGGTGTCGCGAAGGTGACCGTCTCCTTCGAGGCGAAGTCCGCGACCGTGACCTTCGACGACGCTAAGACGAGCACCGATGCCATCGCAGCCGCCAGCATG encodes:
- a CDS encoding mercuric transporter MerT family protein codes for the protein MNASRHGPADVAPTAANLTTPERSEAGRQRLVAVGGILGAIAASSCCIIPLVLFSLGIGGAWIGNLTALAPYKPLFVAATAGMLGYGFYLVYWKPRQACADGAACTRAVPSRLVQIALWFATVLVAAAFAFDYVAPLLLSA
- a CDS encoding cation transporter, producing MRKSLSAFTLIASVMTAPAAFAAERTVTFAVDNMTCASCPYIVKTTMAAIPGVAKVTVSFEAKSATVTFDDAKTSTDAIAAASMNAGYPAHPTQQGS